Proteins found in one Macaca nemestrina isolate mMacNem1 chromosome 4, mMacNem.hap1, whole genome shotgun sequence genomic segment:
- the PI gene encoding prolactin-inducible protein, whose protein sequence is MRLLQFLFRASPATLLLVLCLHLGANKAQENTRRIIIQNFEIPTTANRDEEVTAVLQVKTELKECMVAKVYLTSDFPVEGAFNYKYTRCLCDDYPNTYYWDFHTNRTVQIAAVVDIIRELGICPNDAAVTPISKNRFYTIKTLVVA, encoded by the exons ATGCGCTTGCTCCAGTTCCTGTTCAGGGCCAGCCCTGCCACCCTGCTCCTGGTTCTCTGCCTGCATTTGGGGGCCAACAAAGCTCAGGAAAACAC TCGGAGGATCATAATACAGAATTTTGAGATCCCCACGACAGCAAATCGAGATGAGGAAGTCACTGCAGTGCTTCAAGTTAAAACAGAACTGAAAGAATGCATGGTG GCTAAAGTTTACCTCACTAGTGACTTCCCTGTGGAAGGTGCATTTAACTACAAGTATACTCGCTGCCTATGTGACGATTATCCAAATACCTACTACTGGGACTTTCATACGAACA GAACTGTGCAAATTGCAGCCGTCGTTGATATTATTCGGGAATTAGGCATCTGCCCTAATGATGCTGCTGTAACCCCCATCAGTAAAAACCGGTTTTATACTATTAAAACCCTAGTGGTAGCATAA